Proteins found in one Buchnera aphidicola str. G002 (Myzus persicae) genomic segment:
- a CDS encoding valine--tRNA ligase produces the protein MEKIYNPQHIEESLYNFWEKNGYFKPNNLKKPTFCIMMPPPNITGSLHMGHAFQQTIMDILVRYHRMQGKNTLWQVGTDHAGIATQLLVERQLFLEEKKTKKDYTRDDFIEKIWIWKKKYNSIVTKQMRRLGISVDWDREKFTLDADISIAVREAFILLYKKNLIYKKKRLVHWDSKLETVISDLEVEHRLVKGRKWLIRYPIVKNSITNSNSDIKYLIVSTTRPETLLGDTAIAINPEDCQHNQLIGEFVHCPLVDRIIPIIGDKYADIEKGTGCVKITPAHDFNDYKIGYRHKLPMINIFTLNGKIRSFSKIYNYNGQKSSVYSNFIPLKFQKLDILSARIKIIKEIEKIGLLEGCEECDIVTPYSDRSGVIVQPILTDQWYLKTSQLSQIALDAVKNKKIKFVPEQYTTMYSSWMNNIEDWCISRQLWWGHRIPVWYDNQKNIYVGHNEEEIRKEYSISKNILLVQDDDVLDTWFSSGLWTFSTLGWPKKTKFLKLFHSTDVLVSGFDIIFFWIARMIMLTMYLIKDDHGEPEVPFKNVYITGLIRDEEGQKMSKSKGNVIDPLDMIDGISLTELIKKRTSNLLQPNLSSKITKRTIKEFPKGIESTGTDALRFTFSALASSTRDIKWDMSRLKGYRNFCNKLWNASRFVLINTHNHNYLNLNIKDDMLLVNKWILIKLNNTVKIYRESLDAYRFDIASNILYDFIWNIFCDWYLEFVKIIFQKSSSQNVFFTKNILIYVLELLLRLAHPIIPFITEIIWQRVKVIANIKSKTIMLQKFPEYNHTIFDQTILINVDWIKKIIIFLRNIRISMNINSTKLIPLFLYKTTSEQEKVIQENTFLLKKISFLNEVKILFQEYNKDLCIKEIIDGAEIILPILQLVEKEKELKRLKKEMEKIEINIKKIKNKLANENFLSYAPEKIVTEEKNKLSKLNKIYQKFFQQIKIFTNLSNKK, from the coding sequence ATGGAAAAAATTTATAATCCTCAGCATATTGAAGAATCTTTATATAATTTTTGGGAAAAGAATGGTTATTTTAAACCAAATAATTTAAAAAAACCAACTTTTTGTATTATGATGCCTCCTCCCAATATTACAGGAAGTTTACATATGGGACATGCTTTTCAACAAACAATTATGGATATATTAGTTCGTTATCATAGAATGCAAGGGAAAAATACATTATGGCAAGTTGGTACAGATCATGCCGGAATAGCAACACAATTATTAGTTGAACGTCAATTATTTTTAGAAGAAAAGAAAACCAAAAAAGATTATACAAGAGATGATTTTATAGAAAAAATTTGGATTTGGAAAAAAAAATATAATAGTATTGTTACAAAACAAATGCGCCGATTAGGAATTTCTGTTGATTGGGATCGTGAAAAATTTACTTTAGATGCAGATATTTCTATTGCTGTTCGAGAAGCTTTTATTTTATTATATAAAAAAAATTTGATTTATAAGAAAAAAAGATTAGTACATTGGGATTCAAAATTAGAAACTGTGATTTCTGATTTAGAAGTTGAACATCGTTTAGTAAAGGGTAGAAAATGGTTAATTCGATATCCTATAGTGAAAAATAGTATTACAAATTCTAATTCAGATATTAAATATTTAATTGTATCCACTACTCGACCAGAAACTTTATTAGGTGACACAGCTATTGCTATTAATCCTGAAGATTGTCAACATAATCAATTAATTGGTGAATTTGTTCATTGCCCTTTAGTTGATAGAATTATTCCTATTATTGGAGATAAATATGCTGATATAGAAAAAGGAACAGGTTGTGTTAAAATAACACCAGCACATGATTTTAATGATTATAAGATAGGTTATCGTCATAAATTACCTATGATTAATATTTTTACTCTAAATGGGAAAATTAGATCTTTTTCTAAAATTTATAATTATAATGGACAAAAATCTAGTGTATATAGTAACTTTATTCCACTTAAATTTCAAAAATTAGACATCTTATCTGCACGGATAAAAATTATTAAAGAAATTGAAAAAATAGGATTATTAGAAGGTTGCGAAGAATGTGATATTGTTACGCCTTACAGTGATAGAAGCGGTGTTATTGTTCAACCTATTTTGACTGATCAATGGTACTTAAAAACATCACAATTATCTCAGATAGCTCTTGATGCGGTAAAAAATAAAAAAATTAAATTTGTTCCAGAGCAATATACAACTATGTATTCATCTTGGATGAATAATATAGAAGATTGGTGTATTTCTCGTCAATTATGGTGGGGACATCGTATTCCAGTATGGTACGATAATCAAAAAAATATATATGTTGGACATAATGAAGAAGAAATACGAAAAGAATATTCTATATCAAAAAATATATTATTAGTACAAGATGATGATGTATTAGATACTTGGTTTTCTTCTGGATTATGGACTTTTTCTACATTAGGATGGCCTAAAAAAACAAAATTTTTAAAACTTTTTCATTCTACAGATGTTTTAGTTAGTGGATTTGATATTATTTTTTTTTGGATTGCTAGAATGATTATGTTAACTATGTATCTTATTAAAGATGATCATGGAGAACCTGAAGTTCCTTTTAAAAACGTTTATATAACAGGTTTAATTCGAGATGAAGAAGGTCAAAAAATGTCAAAATCAAAAGGAAATGTGATAGATCCTTTAGATATGATAGATGGAATTTCTTTAACAGAATTAATCAAAAAAAGAACTAGTAATTTACTCCAACCAAATTTATCTAGCAAGATCACTAAACGTACTATAAAAGAATTTCCTAAAGGAATTGAATCTACTGGTACAGATGCACTTCGGTTTACTTTTTCTGCGTTAGCATCTAGTACGCGTGATATAAAATGGGATATGAGTCGATTAAAAGGATACCGTAATTTTTGTAATAAACTTTGGAACGCTAGTCGATTTGTTTTAATAAATACACACAATCATAATTATTTAAATTTAAATATAAAAGATGATATGTTATTAGTGAATAAATGGATTTTAATAAAACTAAATAATACAGTTAAAATATATCGAGAATCATTAGATGCTTATCGATTTGATATTGCTTCAAATATTTTATATGATTTTATTTGGAATATATTTTGTGATTGGTATTTAGAGTTTGTTAAAATTATTTTTCAAAAAAGTTCTTCTCAAAATGTTTTTTTTACTAAAAATATTTTAATTTATGTTTTAGAATTACTTTTAAGATTAGCACATCCTATTATTCCTTTTATTACTGAAATAATTTGGCAGCGTGTAAAAGTAATTGCAAATATTAAATCAAAAACAATTATGCTACAAAAATTTCCAGAATATAATCATACAATTTTTGATCAAACAATATTGATTAATGTTGATTGGATAAAAAAAATAATTATTTTTTTGAGAAATATTAGAATTAGTATGAATATTAATTCGACTAAATTAATACCATTATTTTTATATAAAACAACTTCTGAACAAGAAAAAGTTATTCAAGAAAATACTTTTTTACTAAAAAAGATATCTTTCTTAAATGAAGTAAAAATATTATTTCAAGAATATAATAAAGATCTATGTATAAAAGAAATAATTGATGGAGCTGAAATTATACTTCCTATACTTCAACTAGTAGAGAAAGAAAAAGAACTAAAAAGATTAAAAAAAGAAATGGAAAAAATAGAAATAAATATCAAAAAAATTAAAAATAAGCTTGCAAATGAAAATTTTTTATCCTATGCACCAGAAAAAATAGTAACGGAAGAAAAAAACAAATTGTCAAAATTAAATAAAATATATCAAAAATTTTTTCAACAAATAAAAATTTTTACAAATTTATCTAATAAAAAATAG
- the pyrD gene encoding quinone-dependent dihydroorotate dehydrogenase, with protein sequence MFYYLIRKLLFLIDPEKSHIFILKCLNFKFFQLFNKIFSKKNQKSKKIKCMGLIFKNKLGTAAGIDKNGEYINCLSKLGFGFIEVGTVTPLPQNGHPKPRLFRITPMEGIINRMGFNNLGIDNLILNIKKSHFKGIIGVNIGKNQNTSIKNSINDYLICIEKIYLYASYIAINISSPNTTNLRNLQYGTILKHLLYTIKEKQKELHKKHLKYVPIAIKISPDLSIKELKNISKQFIKYKIDAVIATNTTLDHSSVLSLKNGSQIGGLSGLPLQKKSTNIISILSKNLGEKIPIIGVGGINSIHSAKEKIKSGATLIQIYSGLIYHGPDLIKKIIKSL encoded by the coding sequence ATGTTTTATTATTTAATTCGTAAACTGTTATTTTTAATAGATCCTGAAAAATCTCATATTTTTATATTAAAATGTCTTAATTTTAAATTTTTTCAACTATTTAACAAAATATTTTCTAAAAAAAATCAAAAATCAAAAAAAATAAAATGTATGGGTTTAATTTTTAAAAATAAACTTGGTACCGCAGCAGGAATAGATAAAAATGGAGAGTATATAAATTGTTTATCAAAATTAGGATTTGGTTTTATTGAAGTAGGAACTGTCACTCCTTTACCGCAAAATGGCCATCCTAAACCTAGATTGTTTAGAATAACTCCTATGGAGGGTATCATTAATAGAATGGGATTTAATAATCTAGGTATAGATAATTTAATTCTTAACATAAAAAAATCTCATTTCAAAGGAATTATAGGCGTTAACATTGGAAAAAATCAAAACACTAGTATTAAAAATTCAATTAATGACTATTTAATATGTATAGAAAAAATTTATCTTTATGCTAGTTATATTGCAATTAATATTTCATCACCTAATACAACTAATTTAAGAAATTTACAATATGGAACTATTTTAAAACATTTATTGTATACTATTAAAGAGAAACAAAAAGAGTTGCATAAAAAACATTTAAAATACGTTCCTATTGCAATTAAAATCTCACCAGATCTTTCCATAAAAGAATTAAAAAATATTTCAAAGCAATTTATAAAATATAAGATAGATGCAGTAATTGCTACTAATACAACATTAGACCATTCATCAGTTTTATCATTGAAAAATGGTTCACAAATAGGAGGACTCAGCGGGTTACCTTTACAGAAAAAAAGTACTAATATAATATCTATATTGTCAAAAAACTTAGGGGAAAAAATTCCTATTATTGGTGTTGGTGGAATTAATTCTATACATTCAGCAAAAGAAAAGATTAAATCAGGTGCTACTTTAATTCAAATATATTCTGGATTAATATATCATGGGCCTGATCTTATTAAAAAAATTATAAAAAGTTTGTAA
- the rlmKL gene encoding bifunctional 23S rRNA (guanine(2069)-N(7))-methyltransferase RlmK/23S rRNA (guanine(2445)-N(2))-methyltransferase RlmL, which translates to MNCLFASTNFGTENLLKEELLYLGAKNLNIKNGGIYYEANELLLYKSLMWSRIASRIFLCIKQFKIKNKEELYSNIYNIDWDEIFSINKTFSINFKGINHFIRNSLFGSLIIKDAIVDQFKRKYLLRPNIDLINPDIRIRSFLSHDNIIHIMLDLSGSSLHKRGYRQLSNSTPIKENLGAAIILNSGWNKKMPIIDPMCGSGTLLIEAAMVSTDRAPGLRRVKWGFQSWKKYNKSLWLNVIQEAEERFKIGLEKCFKNNFIGYDYDSKIIEKAKINASNAGLSKTIKFFTQNLNNLKNLYDDKKIGILLTNPPYGERHQTESQLVGLYIQLGVVSKKYFKNWILSIFSSSKFLLNFVQMKSDKEYFLKNGALNCIQQSFKIYSKEVHTENSEYQNRLKKNFNKFKKWTNQEGIECFRVYNADLPNYNIIVDVYNKWLVIQEYKAPKLINSNKAYKRLCNAIYYTKEILSIDINNIVLKIRQKNKNTTQYKRLYNSNSFMIIKEYHAKFLVNLIDYLDTGLFSDKRLIRKMLGTMARGKDFLNLFSYTGTATVYAALGKAKSTTSVDISNTYMKWSMRNMSINNLTDYNHHFIQEDCLNWIKKTDHKFDLIFINPPTFSNSKKMQQDFDLKRDYLILMINLKRILRYDGNIIFSSSTRNFNINLNSLKKIKLHAQNITKKTQSKDFLKNFNIYHSWLIKHS; encoded by the coding sequence ATGAATTGTTTATTTGCAAGTACAAATTTTGGGACTGAAAATTTATTAAAAGAAGAACTCTTATATTTAGGAGCTAAAAATTTAAATATAAAAAATGGAGGTATTTACTATGAAGCAAATGAGTTATTATTATATAAAAGTTTAATGTGGAGTCGCATTGCTTCTCGTATTTTTTTATGTATAAAACAATTTAAAATAAAGAACAAAGAAGAACTATATTCTAATATCTATAATATAGATTGGGATGAAATCTTTTCTATAAATAAAACTTTTTCAATTAATTTTAAGGGAATTAATCATTTTATTCGTAATAGTTTATTCGGATCTTTAATAATAAAAGATGCTATTGTTGATCAATTTAAAAGAAAATATCTTCTCCGTCCAAACATAGATCTTATAAATCCTGATATTCGAATCAGATCATTTTTATCACATGATAATATAATTCATATTATGTTAGATTTAAGTGGTTCATCATTACATAAAAGGGGATATCGACAATTATCTAATTCCACTCCTATTAAAGAAAATTTAGGTGCAGCAATTATATTAAATTCAGGGTGGAATAAAAAAATGCCAATTATAGATCCTATGTGTGGCTCTGGAACATTATTAATAGAAGCTGCTATGGTATCTACTGATAGAGCACCTGGATTAAGAAGGGTGAAATGGGGATTTCAATCATGGAAAAAATATAATAAAAGTCTATGGCTTAATGTTATTCAAGAAGCAGAAGAAAGATTTAAAATAGGACTCGAAAAATGTTTTAAAAATAATTTTATTGGATATGATTATGATTCTAAAATAATAGAAAAAGCTAAAATAAACGCATCAAATGCAGGTTTATCAAAAACAATTAAATTTTTTACACAAAACTTAAATAATCTTAAAAATCTTTATGATGATAAAAAAATTGGAATATTGTTAACTAATCCTCCATATGGTGAAAGGCATCAAACTGAGAGTCAACTTGTAGGTTTATATATACAATTGGGTGTAGTATCAAAAAAATACTTTAAAAATTGGATATTGTCTATCTTTAGTTCATCAAAATTTTTGTTAAATTTTGTACAAATGAAATCAGATAAAGAGTATTTTTTAAAGAATGGAGCGTTAAATTGTATTCAACAGAGTTTTAAAATTTACTCAAAAGAAGTGCATACGGAAAATAGTGAATATCAAAATAGATTAAAAAAAAATTTCAATAAATTTAAAAAATGGACAAATCAAGAAGGAATAGAATGTTTCCGTGTATATAATGCTGATTTACCAAATTACAATATTATAGTAGATGTTTATAATAAATGGCTAGTCATTCAAGAATACAAAGCTCCAAAACTAATCAACTCCAATAAAGCATATAAAAGATTATGTAATGCAATTTATTATACTAAAGAAATATTATCTATTGATATTAATAATATAGTATTAAAAATTAGACAAAAAAATAAAAATACAACACAATATAAAAGACTATATAACAGTAATAGTTTTATGATAATTAAAGAATATCATGCAAAGTTTTTAGTGAATTTAATAGATTATTTAGATACCGGATTATTTTCAGATAAACGACTTATAAGAAAAATGTTAGGAACAATGGCGAGAGGAAAAGATTTCTTAAATTTATTTTCATATACTGGAACTGCTACTGTATATGCTGCACTAGGAAAAGCTAAAAGCACGACGAGTGTAGATATATCTAATACTTATATGAAATGGTCAATGCGTAATATGTCTATTAATAATTTAACAGATTATAATCATCATTTTATTCAAGAAGATTGTTTGAACTGGATAAAAAAAACAGATCATAAATTTGATCTTATATTTATTAATCCACCAACTTTTTCAAATTCTAAAAAAATGCAACAAGATTTTGATTTAAAAAGAGATTACCTTATTTTGATGATAAATTTAAAAAGAATTTTACGGTACGATGGTAATATTATTTTCTCTAGTTCTACACGTAATTTTAATATTAATTTGAATTCTCTTAAGAAAATAAAATTACATGCACAAAATATTACAAAAAAAACACAAAGTAAGGATTTTTTAAAAAATTTTAATATTTACCATTCCTGGTTAATAAAACATTCATAA
- the trhO gene encoding oxygen-dependent tRNA uridine(34) hydroxylase TrhO has product MSILHNIMCKKELKNRMLCEKEPRFTLSFYKYFTINNPYEYRDQIYKEFYKYNVLGRIYVAAEGINAQISVPKNKYFFIKQFLCRLNSVLNNLRINKSLNDEKSFWVLSVKVRKKIVEDGIVDPLFNPEHVGIYIRSKQVNLMLKDTETIFIDMRNSYEYAIGHFEKAIEIKSLTFREQLKKIIKLMEYAKNKRIVMYCTGGIRCEKATAWMHFNGFKYVYHIEGGIIGYVHDAKKNGLPILFKGKNFVFDNRMSEKISDEILSSCSQCNTPSDTYVNCKNNLCHLLFIQCKNCTISFNNCCSLNCMRKI; this is encoded by the coding sequence ATGTCTATTTTACATAATATAATGTGCAAAAAAGAATTAAAAAATCGTATGTTGTGTGAAAAAGAACCACGCTTTACACTATCTTTCTATAAATATTTTACTATTAATAATCCATATGAATATAGAGATCAAATTTATAAAGAATTTTATAAATATAATGTTTTAGGAAGAATTTATGTGGCAGCTGAAGGTATTAATGCTCAAATAAGTGTGCCTAAAAACAAATACTTTTTTATAAAACAATTTTTATGTAGATTAAACTCTGTATTAAATAATTTACGTATTAATAAATCACTAAATGATGAAAAATCTTTTTGGGTTCTTTCGGTAAAAGTACGAAAAAAAATCGTAGAAGATGGAATTGTAGATCCTCTTTTTAATCCTGAACATGTGGGTATTTATATTAGATCAAAACAAGTTAATTTAATGCTTAAAGATACAGAAACGATATTTATTGATATGAGAAACTCTTATGAATATGCTATTGGTCATTTTGAAAAAGCAATTGAAATTAAAAGTTTGACTTTTAGAGAACAATTAAAAAAAATAATAAAATTAATGGAATACGCTAAAAACAAAAGAATTGTTATGTATTGTACAGGTGGAATACGTTGTGAAAAAGCTACTGCTTGGATGCATTTCAATGGTTTTAAATATGTTTATCATATAGAAGGAGGTATTATTGGTTATGTTCATGATGCTAAGAAAAATGGATTACCAATACTCTTTAAAGGGAAAAATTTTGTTTTTGATAACCGTATGAGTGAAAAAATTTCAGATGAAATTCTGTCTTCTTGTTCACAATGTAACACTCCTTCAGACACTTATGTTAATTGTAAGAATAATTTATGTCATCTTCTTTTCATTCAGTGTAAAAACTGTACAATTTCTTTTAATAATTGTTGTTCTTTAAATTGTATGAGAAAGATATAG
- a CDS encoding ATP-binding cassette domain-containing protein, with amino-acid sequence MPLINLKDASLSFSNLEILKNSMLHIHKNERICLIGKNGTGKSTLLKIINKKQDLDHGCVIYKKNIKISYLKQENPKNLNISIHDFIISGFYKIYTNSNNSYNIESIKKKLNMDQIVKIEKTIELIELKKNTLLSELSGGLLRKVALSRVLIDEPDVLLLDEPTNHLDIKTVKWLENFLKKFHGSILFVSHDRGFIQNISTRIVDLDRGKLISWPGNYENFIKLKNDSNRIEKIQKKIFDKNLEKEEKWIRKGIKARSTRNEGRVKNLQLLRKENNDYKKIEKLNNITINQDKNYLGKIIFKVDKIDFSFKKKLIIKNFSSIIQHGDKLALIGANGCGKSTMIKLLIGEKKPTKGEIYKSQRLKISYFDQNRSILNPNKSIIDNISYGKETVLINGKEQYLIGYLKKFLFKPNQLNSLVKTLSGGECNRLLLARLFLTPSNVLILDEPTNDLDLDTLELLEKIIINYKGTVLIVSHDEKFINNTVNKCWFFEKNGLINTYVGNYDCLKKEQNNLIKEKKNITRKTHHQLITHIKKNHKTVIKEILIKIEKIECDINKLQKIVNELNFFQKKREEKVLTLKMLIQKEKELEEILIYWEQLEKKHNQ; translated from the coding sequence ATGCCTCTTATTAATCTTAAAGATGCTTCGTTATCATTTAGTAATTTAGAAATTTTAAAAAACAGTATGCTTCATATCCACAAAAATGAAAGAATATGTTTAATTGGTAAAAATGGTACTGGAAAATCAACGCTCTTAAAAATTATTAATAAAAAACAAGATCTGGATCATGGCTGTGTTATTTATAAAAAAAATATAAAAATATCTTATTTAAAACAAGAAAATCCGAAAAATTTAAATATTTCTATACATGATTTTATTATTTCTGGTTTTTATAAAATTTATACTAATAGCAATAACAGTTATAATATTGAATCAATTAAAAAAAAATTAAATATGGATCAAATTGTAAAAATAGAAAAAACAATAGAATTAATTGAATTAAAAAAAAATACTTTACTATCTGAACTTTCTGGAGGTTTACTAAGAAAAGTTGCATTAAGTCGTGTTTTAATAGATGAACCAGATGTATTATTACTCGATGAACCCACGAATCATTTAGATATAAAAACAGTCAAATGGCTCGAAAATTTTTTAAAGAAATTTCATGGTAGTATATTATTTGTATCACATGATAGAGGTTTTATTCAAAATATATCTACACGTATTGTTGATCTTGATCGAGGTAAACTAATTTCTTGGCCAGGAAATTATGAAAATTTTATAAAATTAAAAAATGATAGCAACCGGATTGAAAAAATACAAAAAAAAATATTTGATAAAAATTTAGAAAAAGAAGAAAAATGGATTAGAAAAGGAATTAAAGCTCGTTCAACTAGAAATGAAGGAAGAGTAAAAAATTTACAATTATTACGTAAAGAAAATAATGATTACAAAAAAATAGAAAAATTAAATAATATTACAATCAATCAAGATAAAAATTATTTAGGAAAAATAATTTTTAAAGTAGACAAAATAGATTTTTCATTTAAAAAAAAATTAATTATAAAAAATTTTTCATCAATAATTCAACATGGTGACAAATTAGCATTAATTGGAGCAAACGGATGTGGTAAAAGTACAATGATTAAACTTCTGATAGGAGAAAAAAAACCTACTAAAGGGGAAATTTATAAAAGTCAAAGATTAAAAATATCGTATTTTGATCAAAATAGATCTATATTAAATCCTAATAAATCTATAATAGATAACATCTCTTATGGGAAAGAAACCGTTTTAATAAATGGAAAAGAACAATACTTGATAGGATATCTAAAAAAATTCCTTTTCAAACCGAATCAACTTAATTCTTTAGTAAAAACATTATCTGGAGGTGAATGCAATAGATTGCTTTTAGCAAGATTATTTTTGACACCCAGTAATGTTTTAATTTTAGATGAACCTACTAATGATCTAGATTTAGATACATTGGAATTATTAGAAAAAATTATTATCAATTATAAAGGAACAGTTCTTATCGTAAGCCATGACGAAAAATTTATAAATAATACAGTAAACAAATGTTGGTTTTTTGAAAAAAATGGATTAATTAATACTTATGTTGGTAATTACGATTGTCTCAAAAAAGAACAAAATAATTTAATTAAAGAAAAAAAAAATATAACAAGAAAAACACATCATCAATTGATTACTCATATAAAAAAGAATCATAAAACAGTAATCAAAGAAATATTAATTAAAATAGAAAAAATAGAATGTGATATTAACAAACTACAAAAAATAGTTAATGAATTAAATTTCTTTCAAAAAAAAAGAGAAGAAAAAGTGCTAACATTAAAAATGTTAATACAAAAAGAAAAAGAATTAGAAGAAATATTAATATATTGGGAACAATTAGAAAAAAAACATAATCAGTAA
- a CDS encoding leucyl aminopeptidase encodes MKFLIKNDHLDKEETDCIIVNVFESYKLSSSANYLDECSKGYIRSFIKLGDIKGQVGEILVLYDVPNIFSKRILLVGCGKKEIITRSVLKKIFKKTIKMIKKISVKNVIYSFTDLNLNVKNNIYWIVRCGILSIQQSLYKIVKINNSNQKNINLELIKFNFFEKKDVLIAETALKHALAINLGITSAKNISNLPPNICDPLYLSNEAKKLVLKYPKNITVEIIGIEEMKKLGMNAYLSVSQGSKNKPFMSVIKYSGDNIISNKTIAFVGKGLTFDSGGISIKPAMNMHEMKYDMCGAAAVYGILIMAAELCLPLTIIGILSGCENMPGGHAFRPGDVLTTMSGKTVEILNTDAEGRLVLCDSLTYVERFSPNIVIDIATLTGACVTALGESVSGLFTNNEDLSNELYCASKETNDKIWRLPLFQEYEKDLYSSIADLSNTGKGKAGAITAAYFLSYFTKKYSWAHLDIAGTAWKSNNKGATGRPVELLSQFLLNQVKNY; translated from the coding sequence ATGAAATTTCTTATAAAAAATGATCACTTAGATAAAGAAGAAACTGATTGTATAATAGTAAATGTTTTCGAATCATATAAATTATCTAGTAGTGCAAATTATTTAGATGAATGTAGCAAAGGATATATACGTTCTTTTATAAAATTAGGAGATATTAAAGGACAAGTAGGAGAAATACTTGTTTTATATGATGTTCCTAATATTTTTTCTAAGAGAATATTATTAGTTGGTTGTGGAAAAAAAGAAATTATTACTAGATCAGTTCTTAAAAAAATATTTAAAAAAACTATTAAAATGATTAAAAAGATATCTGTAAAAAATGTTATTTATTCTTTTACTGATTTAAATCTTAATGTTAAAAATAATATTTATTGGATAGTAAGATGTGGAATACTTTCTATACAACAAAGTTTATATAAAATTGTAAAAATAAATAATTCAAATCAAAAAAATATTAATTTAGAATTAATTAAATTTAATTTTTTTGAAAAAAAAGATGTATTAATAGCAGAGACAGCTTTAAAGCACGCATTAGCAATTAATCTTGGAATTACATCTGCAAAAAACATAAGTAATTTGCCTCCTAATATTTGTGATCCTTTATATTTATCTAACGAAGCAAAAAAACTTGTTTTGAAATATCCAAAAAATATTACAGTGGAAATAATTGGTATTGAAGAAATGAAAAAATTAGGAATGAATGCTTATTTATCTGTATCACAGGGATCAAAAAATAAACCATTTATGTCTGTAATAAAGTATTCTGGAGATAATATTATTAGTAATAAAACTATTGCTTTTGTTGGAAAAGGTTTAACTTTTGATTCAGGAGGAATATCTATCAAACCTGCTATGAATATGCACGAAATGAAATATGACATGTGTGGTGCAGCAGCAGTATATGGTATTTTAATTATGGCTGCAGAACTATGTTTACCTTTAACAATAATAGGAATTTTGTCTGGTTGTGAAAATATGCCAGGAGGACATGCCTTTAGACCTGGAGATGTTTTAACTACCATGTCTGGTAAAACAGTAGAAATATTAAATACTGATGCTGAAGGACGTTTAGTTTTATGTGATTCATTAACTTATGTCGAACGTTTTTCTCCCAATATAGTAATTGATATTGCTACTTTAACTGGAGCATGCGTTACAGCATTAGGAGAGTCTGTTAGTGGTCTTTTTACTAATAATGAAGACTTATCTAATGAATTATATTGTGCTTCAAAAGAAACAAATGATAAAATATGGCGTTTGCCATTATTTCAAGAATATGAAAAAGATTTATATTCTTCTATTGCAGATTTGTCTAATACGGGAAAAGGAAAAGCTGGAGCTATTACTGCTGCTTATTTTCTTTCTTATTTTACAAAAAAATATAGTTGGGCACATTTAGATATTGCTGGAACTGCTTGGAAATCAAACAACAAAGGAGCTACAGGTCGTCCTGTTGAACTTTTATCTCAATTTTTATTGAATCAAGTAAAAAATTATTAA